A window from Candidatus Binatia bacterium encodes these proteins:
- the rfaE2 gene encoding D-glycero-beta-D-manno-heptose 1-phosphate adenylyltransferase: protein MRKLLTLSELKRRIKSARGSGKRVVFTNGCFDLIHPGHVRYLRAAKRLGDVLVVALNSDDSIRRLKGRGRPLVSARDRCEVVAALEMVDYVAVFSDDTPYQLIKALQPDILVKGGDWQPDQIVGADLVHARGGTVRSLPFARGYSTTALMKKVQRRMPGA, encoded by the coding sequence ATGCGAAAACTCCTGACACTGTCGGAACTGAAGCGTCGTATCAAGAGTGCGCGCGGCAGTGGCAAGCGCGTCGTGTTCACCAACGGCTGTTTCGACCTCATTCATCCGGGGCACGTCCGCTATTTGCGTGCTGCCAAGCGCTTGGGAGATGTCCTGGTGGTGGCACTGAACAGTGACGACTCGATCCGTCGCCTGAAAGGGCGGGGGAGGCCTTTGGTTTCAGCGCGAGACCGCTGCGAAGTGGTGGCGGCTTTGGAGATGGTCGACTACGTTGCGGTCTTTTCCGACGACACGCCATACCAATTGATCAAAGCGCTGCAGCCGGACATTCTGGTCAAGGGTGGCGACTGGCAGCCTGATCAAATCGTCGGAGCCGACCTCGTACATGCCCGCGGCGGTACGGTACGATCCCTTCCGTTCGCCCGCGGGTACTCAACCACTGCGCTCATGAAGAAGGTCCAACGACGAATGCCGGGCGCCTAG
- the leuS gene encoding leucine--tRNA ligase, which translates to MDERYDPAVIEAKWQRLWRERRTNTVDVRAVQRPYYTLMMFPYPSAEGLHVGHAFAFPGVDIHGRFRRLQGFDVFEPIGFDAFGIHSENYALKLGKNPKQLIPTTIENFRRQLNRLGLMVDWEHVVDTTSPDYYRWTQWIFLQLYKNGLAVRKKAPVNWCPVCQTVLANEQVIDGECERHAGTQVEQRLTEQWFFTITKYAERLLKNLDWIDWSETTKTAQRNWIGRSEGAEIDFPLAAAPEKTIRVFTTRPDTVFGAAYMVMAPEHAWVDELATAEHRRAVAAYRERVAKMDLVSRRAVKEKTGVFTGAYAINPATQTRIPIWIADYVLAEYGTGAVMAVPAHDQRDFDFAQVFDLPIIRVIAAEGETADTPLAAAYDGDGRLVNSAHFNGTEVEAAKHAITEWLASRGAGQARVEYRLHDWCISRQRYWGPPIPMIYCEQCGIVPVPESDLPVMLPDIEDFRPNASGVAPLARVRSFYEVACPQCGHMARRETDVSDTFLDSAWYFLRYPSTARHDVALDPELTRKWLPVDTYIGGNEHAVLHLMYSRFITMALHDLGFLDFEEPFKRFRAHGLIIKDGAKMSKSRGNVVNPDQYLDQHGADVFRMYMMFLGPYQDGGDFRDEGIAGTRRFLDGVWRLVREHDASARASEALLRATHRAIRKIQDDLEQLHYNTAIAALMTLSNDIKRWGPPDTWVIEALLLMLAPFAPHIAEELWEARGHTTSIFAARWPQFDAALTIEERAVIVVQVNGKVRGRIEVPRDASEESVLAAAQADAAVKAQIDGKPIRRHVVVPGRLVNLVV; encoded by the coding sequence ATGGATGAGCGGTACGATCCTGCCGTGATCGAGGCGAAGTGGCAACGGCTCTGGCGGGAACGCCGGACCAATACGGTCGATGTGCGGGCGGTGCAGCGACCGTACTACACATTGATGATGTTTCCATACCCGTCGGCCGAGGGGCTGCACGTCGGTCATGCCTTTGCGTTTCCCGGGGTCGACATCCACGGCCGATTCCGGCGCTTGCAGGGCTTCGACGTCTTCGAACCCATCGGCTTCGACGCCTTCGGCATTCACTCGGAAAACTACGCCCTCAAGCTCGGTAAGAATCCGAAGCAGCTGATCCCGACCACCATCGAAAATTTTCGGCGCCAACTGAACCGCCTCGGCTTGATGGTCGATTGGGAACACGTCGTCGACACGACTTCCCCCGACTACTACCGCTGGACGCAATGGATCTTCTTGCAGCTGTACAAGAACGGACTGGCGGTCCGCAAGAAAGCCCCAGTGAACTGGTGTCCGGTGTGCCAGACTGTGCTGGCCAACGAGCAGGTCATCGATGGCGAGTGCGAGCGGCATGCAGGCACGCAGGTGGAGCAGCGCCTCACGGAGCAGTGGTTTTTCACCATCACCAAATACGCCGAACGGTTACTCAAGAACCTCGATTGGATCGACTGGTCGGAAACGACCAAGACGGCGCAGCGCAACTGGATCGGACGTTCGGAGGGTGCGGAGATCGACTTTCCGCTTGCCGCCGCACCAGAGAAGACGATCCGGGTGTTTACCACACGGCCCGACACCGTGTTTGGGGCGGCCTACATGGTCATGGCGCCGGAACATGCCTGGGTTGACGAACTGGCGACGGCGGAACATCGCCGCGCCGTGGCCGCCTACCGCGAGCGCGTCGCCAAGATGGACTTGGTGTCGCGCCGCGCCGTCAAGGAGAAGACCGGCGTGTTTACCGGCGCCTACGCCATCAACCCCGCGACCCAGACCCGCATCCCCATCTGGATCGCCGACTACGTGCTGGCGGAGTATGGAACCGGCGCCGTCATGGCGGTGCCGGCGCACGACCAGCGCGACTTCGACTTTGCCCAGGTGTTCGACCTGCCGATCATTCGCGTGATCGCGGCTGAAGGCGAGACGGCCGACACGCCGCTGGCGGCGGCGTATGACGGGGACGGGCGGCTGGTCAACAGCGCGCACTTCAACGGCACGGAGGTCGAGGCGGCAAAGCACGCCATCACGGAATGGCTGGCAAGTCGGGGGGCGGGCCAGGCACGCGTCGAATACCGCTTGCACGATTGGTGTATCTCGCGTCAGCGCTACTGGGGTCCGCCGATCCCCATGATCTACTGCGAGCAGTGCGGCATTGTGCCGGTACCCGAATCCGATCTGCCGGTGATGCTACCTGACATCGAAGACTTTCGTCCCAACGCCAGCGGTGTCGCGCCGCTGGCCCGTGTGCGCTCGTTCTACGAGGTGGCGTGTCCGCAGTGCGGGCATATGGCCCGGCGCGAGACGGATGTCTCCGACACCTTCCTCGACTCCGCCTGGTATTTCTTGCGCTACCCGTCCACCGCACGTCACGACGTCGCCCTGGACCCGGAGCTCACCCGCAAGTGGCTACCGGTGGACACGTACATCGGCGGCAACGAACACGCGGTGCTCCATCTCATGTACTCGCGTTTCATCACCATGGCCCTGCACGACCTCGGGTTCCTGGACTTCGAGGAGCCCTTCAAGCGCTTCCGCGCCCATGGGCTGATCATCAAAGACGGCGCCAAGATGTCGAAGTCGCGGGGCAACGTCGTCAATCCGGATCAGTACCTTGATCAGCATGGGGCGGACGTGTTCCGCATGTACATGATGTTTCTCGGGCCGTACCAGGACGGGGGGGATTTCCGCGACGAAGGCATCGCCGGGACCCGGCGCTTTCTCGATGGCGTGTGGCGCCTCGTGCGTGAGCACGACGCCAGCGCGCGCGCCTCCGAGGCGCTTCTGCGCGCCACCCATCGCGCCATCAGGAAGATCCAGGACGACCTGGAACAGCTGCACTACAACACTGCCATCGCCGCCTTGATGACCCTCTCCAACGACATCAAGCGCTGGGGTCCCCCGGACACCTGGGTGATCGAAGCCCTGCTGCTCATGCTGGCGCCGTTTGCGCCGCACATCGCCGAGGAACTCTGGGAGGCACGGGGACACACCACGAGCATCTTCGCCGCCCGCTGGCCGCAGTTTGATGCAGCCCTGACCATAGAAGAGAGGGCCGTGATCGTCGTACAGGTCAACGGCAAGGTGCGGGGGCGTATCGAGGTGCCGCGAGACGCTTCCGAGGAATCGGTGCTCGCCGCCGCCCAGGCGGATGCAGCCGTGAAGGCGCAGATCGATGGCAAGCCCATTCGTCGGCATGTGGTAGTGCCGGGGCGCCTGGTCAACCTCGTGGTGTGA
- the ribH gene encoding 6,7-dimethyl-8-ribityllumazine synthase: MSLPKPHNAQLNAETLRIGIVMSRFNSVVTDRLLQGALRALRECGAAEERIEVVQVPGAFEIPLVADSLASGEKCDALVCLGAIIRGETQHHDYLSRAVTDALQQLQLARHIPIALGILTTENVEQALQRAGDDRGNKGFQAALTAVETANLLKRLG, translated from the coding sequence ATGAGCCTGCCGAAACCTCACAACGCTCAGCTCAATGCCGAGACGCTGCGCATCGGCATCGTGATGTCCCGTTTCAATAGCGTGGTCACGGACCGGCTGCTGCAAGGTGCCCTGAGAGCCCTACGGGAATGCGGGGCAGCTGAAGAGCGCATCGAGGTGGTGCAAGTTCCCGGCGCCTTCGAAATCCCGCTGGTTGCCGACTCGTTGGCTAGTGGCGAGAAGTGCGACGCGCTGGTCTGTCTGGGCGCAATCATTCGCGGCGAGACCCAGCATCATGACTATCTCTCCCGCGCGGTTACCGATGCGCTGCAGCAGCTGCAGCTCGCGCGTCACATTCCCATTGCCCTCGGCATTCTCACCACCGAAAACGTGGAGCAGGCGCTGCAGCGCGCCGGGGACGACCGCGGCAACAAGGGGTTCCAAGCGGCACTCACCGCGGTCGAAACCGCCAATTTGCTGAAGAGACTGGGATGA
- the lptE gene encoding LPS assembly lipoprotein LptE, which translates to MRRALLLVVFALAGCGYHFAGEKIGLPDDIHSLSVGTIVNRSREYGLEKTLAFTMEREIHERGHFRMTEDPADGDAVLTGTIRDLRLQPVAFDANDQAVEYEIKIVLEFILTRRSDGHVLWRVSALQETDEYSANARVVVTSSSQFQRGTLNAADLQNPQFTHIQLAETERANAITRALNQAVRDAYNQMVENF; encoded by the coding sequence GTGCGCCGCGCCCTTCTTCTAGTGGTGTTCGCGCTCGCAGGGTGCGGCTACCACTTCGCCGGCGAAAAGATCGGGCTCCCCGACGATATTCACTCGCTCAGTGTCGGCACGATCGTCAACCGCTCCCGCGAATACGGCTTGGAGAAGACACTGGCATTTACCATGGAGCGCGAGATTCACGAACGCGGGCACTTCCGCATGACCGAGGATCCCGCGGATGGAGATGCCGTGTTGACTGGAACAATTCGTGACCTCCGTCTGCAGCCAGTGGCGTTCGATGCAAACGACCAGGCGGTAGAATACGAGATCAAGATCGTCTTGGAGTTCATCCTCACCCGCCGGAGCGACGGCCATGTGTTGTGGCGCGTCAGCGCGCTGCAGGAGACGGATGAATATAGCGCCAATGCCCGTGTCGTCGTGACCAGCTCCTCGCAATTCCAGCGCGGCACGCTCAACGCAGCTGACCTGCAGAACCCCCAGTTTACCCACATTCAGCTTGCCGAGACCGAGCGCGCAAACGCCATTACGCGCGCGCTCAACCAGGCGGTACGAGACGCCTACAACCAAATGGTCGAGAATTTTTGA
- the nusB gene encoding transcription antitermination factor NusB: MGARRKGRELAVQALYQIELSGESSDATLRPFFENADAGSRAKEFAAALVDGVRAHQAHLDELISQASQHWRFERLSRVDLNVLRVAAYELSKTPEVPTSVVIDEAIEIARRFGTEESAEFVNGILDQIAGQLGVREDASQRSTGGDG; this comes from the coding sequence ATGGGTGCACGCCGCAAGGGACGAGAGCTGGCAGTACAGGCCCTCTACCAGATCGAATTGTCTGGAGAGTCGTCGGATGCCACGCTGCGCCCGTTTTTTGAGAACGCCGATGCGGGCAGCCGCGCCAAAGAGTTTGCCGCGGCGCTGGTTGATGGCGTGCGCGCACACCAGGCGCACTTGGACGAGCTGATCTCGCAGGCAAGTCAGCACTGGCGCTTCGAACGCCTGTCGCGTGTCGACCTCAACGTCCTGCGGGTTGCAGCGTACGAGTTATCGAAAACACCCGAGGTGCCGACAAGTGTGGTGATTGACGAAGCCATCGAGATCGCGCGCCGCTTCGGCACGGAGGAGTCGGCGGAGTTCGTGAACGGCATTCTCGATCAGATCGCCGGCCAACTCGGGGTGAGGGAAGACGCGAGCCAACGGAGTACAGGTGGAGATGGATGA